In Exiguobacterium acetylicum, the genomic stretch CCTCTACGGACGGATGTCCCAGAAGTAAAGACATATAATCCTTCATACAGTTGTGCTAACAGTGTCTGAGAACGGCTATCCGTCGCTAATGCAATATCGGATGTCTTCGGGAGTGATGCTTCAATTAATTCAACCTTCACTGCTTGGGTTTCCTGATCTGTTTTCGTCTTTTGAGATGATGATAGACGATATATGAGCGTACCACTGAGACCAATCAATAAAAATAGGATCAGTATCAGGATTGATGTTTTTCTTGTGATGTTAGTCATAAACGACTCCTTTCTGCGTCAAACACGCATTTCTCTATTGAATCAGAAAATCAGCAAAAAAGCGACCCCCTCGTTTTCCAAGGGAATCGCTTAAGCTTAAGCTTCGTAACGTTTGAAGACGAGTGATGCGTTGTGTCCACCGAACCCGAGCGAGTTGCTCAGGGCGTAATTTAATTCGACGCTCCGTGCACCTTCCGTCACGTAGTCGAGATCACAGCCTTCACTCGGCTGTTTGAGATGAATCGTCGGGTGAACGGTTTGTTCTTGTAACGATTTGATGGTTGCAATCGCCTCGACGCCACCAGCGCCACCAAGTAAGTGACCAATCATCGATTTCGTCGAGTTGACGACGAGTTGTTTTGCCTGTTCACCGAAAACACTGTGGATCGCTTTTGTTTCAAGAATGTCGTTCATCGGTGTGCTCGTTCCGTGTGCATTGATGTATCCGACTGCTTCTGGTGCGATACCTGCATCTTGGATTGCCATTGCCATCGCACGCGCTCCACCGTCTCCATCTGGATCTGGAGCCGTAATGTGGTAGGCGTCAGCTGTTAATCCATACCCACTGACTTCGGCATAGATTTTTGCGCCACGTGCTACCGCATGCTCGTACTCTTCAAGAATCAAGATACCTGCTCCTTCTCCCATGACGAATCCATCACGCCCTTCGTCAAACGGACGGCTTGCTGTCTCAGGATCATGATTCGTTGACATCGCTTTGTTGGAACAAAAACCAGCAAACGCTAAGTTCGTGATTGGCGCTTCCGCTCCACCAGCGATCATGACATCTGCATCGCCCCGTTCGATGACACGAAGTGCTTCCCCGATGGCATTCGTTCCTGAAGCACATGCTGTGACAGAACAGTTATTCGGTCCCTTGGCTCCGGTATAGATCGATACCTGACCGCTTGCCATGTTCGGAATCATCATCGGAATGAAGAACGGGCTGACACGACGGTGTCCACGCTCGAAGTAAATCTTCGCTTGTTTCTCGATTGTCTCTACGCCACCGATTCCTGATCCAATCCAGACACCTGCACGTTCAGCAATCGACTTGATATCAATTCCAGCATCTTTTACAGCTTCCATGCTTGCGACAAGTGAGTAATGGACGAAACGGTCCATCTTGCGTGCTTCTTTTGCCTCGATGAATTCTGTCACGTCAAAGTTTTGTAATTCGCCAGTGACCTTCGTCGGATACTCATCGATATCGAGACGCTCCATCGGACGAATTCCGTTCGTTCCTTCTTTTAATGCTTCCCAGAATGTATTGGCATCATTCCCGATCGGTGTCAGTGCTCCGATTCCTGTGACTACAACGCGTTTTCTCATCATCTTATGTGTTCTCTCCTTTAGTCCAAGTAATGTATGCTGCTCCCCAAGTCAATCCGGCACCGAATCCAGCAAGTACAAGTTTCGTACCTGGTGTCAGACGACCTTGTTGACGTGCTTCTTCGAGTGCAAGTGGGATCGAAGCAGCCGATGTATTCGCATGCTCATCGATGGTGACGATGACTTTCTCTTGCGGTATATGCAGTCGTTCGCACGCTGCATCAATGATGCGTAGGTTTGCTTGATGCGGGATCAAGATATCGATGTCTTCGAGCGTACTATCCGCTTTTTGAATGACTTTTTCAACGATTTCCGGTAATTTACGCACAGCGAACTTAAAGACTTCACGACCATTCATCTCGATTGGTCCATCGATGTCCTTAAATAACAGATGAGCGCCACGTCCATCTGTTCCAAGCTCAAAGGCATTAAGACCCTCTTGCTCAGTTTGTCCGATGACGACCGCCCCTGCACCGTCTCCAAATAAGATGGCAGTTGACCGGTCTGACCAGTCGACGATGCTCGACATTTTTTCAGCGCCGATGACGAGCGCATGTTTTCCTTCGACTGTTGCTAACATGCTAGCAGCTGTTTGTAATGCGAAGATGAAACCACTACATGCCGCACTAATATCGAATGCAGTCGCTCCACGTGCCCCTAAACGCTCTTGAACGATACAGGCAGTAGACGGAAATGCTCGTCCTGTTGCCGTTCCTACGACGATCAACCCGATGTCCTCTACTGTCAATCCAGCATCATCAAGCGCTTTCTGAGCAGCTTCTGTCGCTAAGTCAGTGACATCCACATCATCGGCTGCAATCCGTCGTGCCCCGATTCCTGTCCGTGTCCGAATCCATTCATCGCTCGTATCGAGCGTCGTTGCTAATTCATCGTTCGTCACGCGGCGTGACGGCAAAGACGTTCCTAATCCTACAATCCCGATCTTCATAAGGCATCCCCTTTTGTTATTAGTATCTGGTACTAATATAAAGCGTTAATATGCTTTTGTCAAAGAAAAAAGGAAGAGCATGGTCTCCCGTGCCCTTCCCCATACCTCATTCTGCTAACGTCCGTACGACTTCCATGACC encodes the following:
- a CDS encoding beta-ketoacyl-ACP synthase III, yielding MKIGIVGLGTSLPSRRVTNDELATTLDTSDEWIRTRTGIGARRIAADDVDVTDLATEAAQKALDDAGLTVEDIGLIVVGTATGRAFPSTACIVQERLGARGATAFDISAACSGFIFALQTAASMLATVEGKHALVIGAEKMSSIVDWSDRSTAILFGDGAGAVVIGQTEQEGLNAFELGTDGRGAHLLFKDIDGPIEMNGREVFKFAVRKLPEIVEKVIQKADSTLEDIDILIPHQANLRIIDAACERLHIPQEKVIVTIDEHANTSAASIPLALEEARQQGRLTPGTKLVLAGFGAGLTWGAAYITWTKGENT
- the fabF gene encoding beta-ketoacyl-ACP synthase II — translated: MMRKRVVVTGIGALTPIGNDANTFWEALKEGTNGIRPMERLDIDEYPTKVTGELQNFDVTEFIEAKEARKMDRFVHYSLVASMEAVKDAGIDIKSIAERAGVWIGSGIGGVETIEKQAKIYFERGHRRVSPFFIPMMIPNMASGQVSIYTGAKGPNNCSVTACASGTNAIGEALRVIERGDADVMIAGGAEAPITNLAFAGFCSNKAMSTNHDPETASRPFDEGRDGFVMGEGAGILILEEYEHAVARGAKIYAEVSGYGLTADAYHITAPDPDGDGGARAMAMAIQDAGIAPEAVGYINAHGTSTPMNDILETKAIHSVFGEQAKQLVVNSTKSMIGHLLGGAGGVEAIATIKSLQEQTVHPTIHLKQPSEGCDLDYVTEGARSVELNYALSNSLGFGGHNASLVFKRYEA